Proteins from a single region of Chryseobacterium sp. W4I1:
- the rplT gene encoding 50S ribosomal protein L20: MPRSVNAVASRARRKKIIKQAKGFFGRRKNVWTVAKNAVEKAMQYAYRGRKEKKRNFRSLWITRINAGAREHGMSYSQFMGALKKNNVELNRKVLADLAMNHPEAFKAVVDQVK, from the coding sequence ATGCCAAGATCAGTAAATGCAGTAGCTTCAAGAGCTCGCAGAAAGAAAATTATTAAGCAAGCTAAAGGTTTTTTCGGTAGAAGAAAGAACGTTTGGACTGTAGCTAAAAACGCCGTGGAAAAAGCAATGCAATATGCTTACCGTGGTAGAAAAGAGAAAAAGAGAAACTTCAGATCACTTTGGATTACTCGTATCAACGCGGGTGCCAGAGAGCATGGAATGTCTTACTCTCAGTTTATGGGAGCTCTTAAAAAGAACAACGTTGAGCTTAACAGAAAAGTTTTAGCTGATTTAGCAATGAATCACCCTGAAGCTTTCAAAGCAGTTGTAGATCAAGTAAAATAA
- the rpmI gene encoding 50S ribosomal protein L35 produces MPKLKTKSGAKKRFKLTGTGKIKRKNAFKSHILTKKETKQKRNLTQTSYVAKVDEKSVLRQLAIK; encoded by the coding sequence ATGCCAAAATTAAAAACGAAATCAGGTGCTAAAAAGCGTTTTAAACTTACCGGAACTGGTAAGATTAAAAGAAAGAATGCTTTCAAAAGTCACATTTTGACAAAAAAAGAAACTAAGCAGAAGAGAAATCTTACGCAGACTTCTTATGTTGCAAAAGTGGACGAAAAAAGCGTTCTACGTCAATTAGCCATTAAGTAG
- a CDS encoding alpha/beta fold hydrolase encodes MSTLTLKDGTQIYYKDWGKGQPVFFHHGWPLSSDDWDAQMFFFLEQGYRVIAHDRRGHGRSEQTAEGHNMDTYAADVAEIVEALDLKDVIHVGHSTGGGEVIRYIAQHSKGRASKAVLISAVTPIMVKTENNPNGIPMSIFDEIRQNTATQRQQYFVDFSMAFYGYNREGAKESEGIRRNWWRQGMMGSIKAHYDCIKAFSETDFTEDLKSVEVPVLVLHGEDDQIVPYEITGVVAAKLVKNGKLITYPGFPHGMPTTEAATINKDLLEFFKS; translated from the coding sequence ATGAGCACACTTACATTAAAAGACGGAACGCAGATTTACTACAAAGATTGGGGAAAAGGACAGCCTGTATTCTTTCACCATGGATGGCCATTATCGAGTGATGACTGGGATGCACAAATGTTTTTCTTCCTGGAGCAGGGGTACAGAGTTATAGCCCATGACAGAAGAGGCCACGGAAGGTCTGAACAAACTGCTGAAGGGCATAATATGGACACTTATGCTGCAGATGTTGCAGAAATTGTTGAAGCTTTGGATCTAAAAGACGTCATTCACGTAGGCCACTCTACAGGAGGAGGTGAAGTGATCAGATATATTGCTCAACACAGCAAAGGAAGGGCTTCAAAAGCTGTTTTGATAAGTGCAGTGACTCCTATTATGGTGAAAACTGAAAATAACCCCAATGGAATTCCAATGTCTATCTTTGATGAAATCCGTCAAAACACAGCAACTCAGAGACAACAGTATTTTGTAGATTTTTCAATGGCATTTTACGGTTATAACAGAGAAGGGGCAAAAGAATCTGAGGGAATCCGCAGAAACTGGTGGAGACAGGGAATGATGGGATCTATCAAAGCTCATTATGACTGTATCAAAGCTTTCTCTGAAACAGATTTTACTGAAGATCTTAAAAGTGTGGAAGTACCGGTATTGGTATTGCATGGAGAAGACGATCAAATTGTACCTTACGAAATCACAGGTGTTGTAGCTGCAAAATTGGTTAAAAACGGGAAGCTAATTACTTATCCAGGTTTCCCTCACGGTATGCCAACTACAGAAGCTGCCACTATTAATAAAGATCTTTTGGAGTTTTTTAAATCATAG